The nucleotide window AAGAACGACCCTGATCATCTCCTTGTTCTTGTTCATGGTATCTTAGGTAGGTATgtgatatatttatattgagaggataaaaatttgtttgaattattttgtgttaaAATATGAGTGATGCTTGTATGGGTGAAAAGTGAAGTTAACGTGCTTAATGCTTTTAAAGTTAGTTACTATATTGAAGTTCAGTTGGAAGGGATTATGATTTTCATCCTGTTTATGATTAGTGGGTACCTTTCCAGTTTGCCTATCAATTATAAATCTGATTCAATTCATAATCTCACAATTTAGCCTATGAATGTGAATAAAGAAAAGTATTCCTTTCATTGTTTACACTTTTACCAGTTGGTTTCATTGCAAAATTTGTGCCCAAGGTTGTTTATCATATGTCTCATCTGTCCGCTTCTTTATGTTGGTCATTTGGATGTTGATCTGTAGTTTAGTCTCATACAAAGTTGTACTGATGTTTTGATTGATACAGCACAGGGGATTGGACTTATGCAGAAGCAGAGTTGAAAAGGCGCCTtggaaaaaactttttaatttatggTTAGTGCTTCTTTTTAACTAGTGGTTCTCTATGTTATATTGCATAATGCTCCTCTAGGTCTATAAATTGAGCTTGTTTGTAAAGTGTACAAGGGTGTATCCACCCTTAAATTTTAGAGGGTTAAAGTAGTTCAAATTAGTTTAGTGTGTTAAGATTGTGATGTAGTTGAAATTAAATCAATGGTGGATACACCCTTGTTTGTGTATTTTACATACTTACATACAAGCTCACTTTAGAAGAGCTTTCTATGTAATGTTTGATTGTTGAACCAGAGTGTTCTtagtttctttaaattaaatcgTTACTTTTgggatgtttgattgagaaaatatttgaatatctcatttcttttatttgaatatGATGTCTTGTCTGTGTGTGTTGTGCACAAAAATGGAATTGGTCAAAGCATGAGAACAATTGTGAAAAATTTTCAATGATCTATGGAGGCAACTGACTGAGATACCTTAACCAACTCAAACATAATCTGCTTTACTGGTTTaagtaaacatgcaaaattTAACTCTCACTCTTGTGCTGAACAGCCTTAACTgttcttttcactttctttcaaGTTAATGCTGGAAAAAGTCTATTTGTATCATTTGGAAAGAAGTAAGCTTAAGCTGcctaagatatatatatatatatatatatatatatatatatatatatatatatatatatatatatgctgtgAAAACTTTCTTGGGTATTGCATGAGTGCCTCATCCGtgaataatgtaaaattatttgtctAGCTGAAGTCCTTAACAATTATTTGTTGTTTGCAGTAAGTTCATCAAATACGTACACTAAGACATTTTCTGGGATTGATGGAGCTGGAAAGCGATTAGCTGATGAAGTGAGTCCCGAGATATGCAAATTTATGTATCTGAAGTTAGCATGCCCAATTTCAGTTCTGATAGCTTTGAATTTCTCTCAAATTGTTTCATGTTGAATGATTATGGCCTTTCATCAAAACAGGTCTTGCAAGTTGTTAAAAAGACAAAGAACCTGAAAAGAATCTCCTTTCTAGCCCATTCTCTGGGAGGCTTGTTCGCTAGATATGCAATTGCTGTTCTTTATTCACTTGATACCTATAGTAGGGACCAACCAGGTAATCTAGCAAACAGCGTGACAGGAAATTCCCAGGGAACAAGCCTTTCAAGAGGAGGGATGATTGCTGGGTTAGAGCCaatcaattttataactttagCTACACCACATCTTGGTGTGAGAGGAAAGAAGCAGGTCTGTTCtggacaatatattttttttgtcatatataTGACTTCCATTTGAAACGTCTATATATCAGATTTGTGttgtcgtttttttttttaaacttgaaaTTGTCTTGGTGCTGTATGTTGAAATTATGAGCTTAGGGatagagagaggaagagagataaaagagaatgaaacactgaattaataatttgatattaagtATTAACTAAGATATTACAATGTCTTGATGTGTTTGGTATATTTGTAAAACTTGAAGCTCTAACCcatatttatactaattaactAATCATAATCCTGGCTAATTAGGTGAACAAATCATTGAGATAAAGAAATAAGTTGTTAACTAAAATTAAGAGATAATGAGGAAATAGGGAAACTAAACCTTGAAGATAATGCAAGATATGACACACTCCCTCAAGCTAAACCTTACTAAGTTTGAAGCTTTTTTTATCCATCTAATAGTTTCTTTGTTTTCCCTTCAATTTTCTCTGAGCTGAGATTTGACTTTGAGTATTCTCTTTCTTGAATTAGTTTCTTGTACACAGTTCTTAGTTTTTACATCGAATTATGCATGcttgtatttatattttgagatttttatttttatacaggCATACAGCCtttgaagaaatttttaaatagaaagAGTGGAAGGAGGAGAGAATGCCAGTAACTCTTTTAATAGCAGTTCCGATGGAAACAATACTAGAATAGGATTTGCATTATCCCCAAACAGgtcctaacaaaaatttaattttactggAGAAATGTTATATtacaatcatgaaaaaggtgatTAGAAAATAATGCTAATAAACAGGACTTTTTAAGTCAAATGAATGAATTGAATATCCAAACCATCCTTCTGCCAACCCCCTCTGTTTATATGTCTTGTTGATGCTCTTTGTGTTTCTCAACTTGTACTGAAAATTTGCCGGCCATAAGAGTTTTGACTGTTTACTGTGCATATATTTCAGCTTCCATTTCTGTTGGGTGTCCCAATCCTAGAAAAGCTTGCTGCACCTATAGCTCCTTTTTTTGTTGGTCAGACAGGTAGTCAGTTGTTCCTTACTGATGGTAAACCTGACAAACCACCTCTCCTATTGAGAATGgcttctgattctgatgatggaAAGTTTTTGTAAGTAAAGGAATCTATTTGTACTAGTTCATATCCCTCTTTTTCAATTAAGTAATCTAATACTTACAAAGTTTAATATTTCTGTAGATCTGCACTTGGAGCATTTACATGTCGCATCATTTATGCAAATGTTTCATATGATCGTATCCTCTCAGTATGTTTTTCTGTTTACAACTTGTTAGGCATATCAATGATAAACTTATGGTTCCTTTCTCCTCAATTTTGGTAATTTCTTTAACTTCATATAGATATGGTTGGGTGGCGCACATCCTCTATAAGGAGGGAAACTGAGCTCAGTAAGGTGAATATGATGATTTCTCCAATTGGattgtcttattttttgttGGTTACTGATCTCCAATATTCAACAAATGTAagtttaatgattaataattaatacttaGATTATGACTAAACTAAAATCTTGTAGGATGCTTGGAATTATGCTTAACATCCTAACTGTGCTTAAGTCTTACATTTATAATCTGTTTTACTTGTcttaaattttagatttatcACTTAAATGGTAAGTTGTAATTTAAATTCTACTATTGCTAATAGGATAACCGGATATCTTCTACAGGTATGAAATATTATCAGGAgttctaatataaaattttgttcatgTCGCGATGAATAATATCaagtaatgaaaataatagaaGTATAAAAgagattgttattattattatttactacTTTGTGTACTAGAACTGTTACAGAGCATCAAATTTCCTTACCCTTTCCCAATAATAATATGATGATGACGTATTAGATTTTATCATCATCAATGCATTAAATTTCAACAGAAAAGGGTTTAAAAGTGAACTTGCATCTACTACATCAAAGTTTATCTGGGACATTGTGATAAAGAAACAAATATGAGCTGAGAGAATTAAGTGTCCCATCAAAATGTgactatatttcatttttttaattctttgataAATACTTGTATACTACCGTACTTCACTTGAGGAGACATAAGGTTGGTTTATTAAGAAATAAGGAAAGGTCACCGTTCGATCCCTCCTGCTAACAAAAAGCtacaaactaacaattaacattttgccgataaaaaaaattgtacttcACTTGAAGAACTTCAGTAGTTTGACTGTTGATTGGGATATTCAGTTCTTCACATTTTCAGTTATCAGGATGGTTTTATAATTTGCACTATTCTCAGTTCATTAGTAGCCTAATCTCTATTGTCCCttcataattaattaggaatttccAATTCGAATTTCCTATGACTGCAGAGTCACAGCCTGTCTGCAAAAGATGAAAGCCTGTATCCAGAAATGGATGTGGCAGTGGTTCTTAGTTTTATCTGTATCAGTTGATCTAGCAATACTGATGTTCTTGAATGTCTATATTTAAATCCCTTTGAaacgaataaaataaaataaaattgatggaTCAATTCAATTGATACTGCAATTAAAATGTTGTGACTTATGAGTGGTGTTAATTCTGGCATCCTAGTTTGTTCGTTAGCTTCCATGTTGCAAGCGTGGAAAAGAAACTAGTGATGCTGGGTAAAGGGGAAAGCGCTGCAATCCTTTTTTTTGGGTGCAGGTTCTGTTTTGAAAAGTAGGAGGAGATTTTCTTTAATATAAGAAAAGTTAAAGAATGTGAATAAGTTTTTATGGTATTAACATTTTCTATTGTATTGGCAGCCTCCTCGAAAATCTTTAGATGGATACAAGCACGTGGTTGATGTGGAATATTGTCCCCCAGTTCCTTCTGATGGGCCTAAATTTCCTCCAAAAGCagtaaaagcaaagaaggcAGCACAAAATGCGCCAAATACACAGAATACTGTAGAATATCATGAAATTGTAGAAGGTGATTATTATTGCCTAGAGTaacttattaaaattaagatg belongs to Glycine soja cultivar W05 chromosome 5, ASM419377v2, whole genome shotgun sequence and includes:
- the LOC114412932 gene encoding uncharacterized protein LOC114412932 isoform X1, which produces MSASVALRVVYMNHKLTDGLFPPANPLPIPSSECLQILSYIRHMATPPFIHARCAYSPRISNRNSKGASQQPHLASSSSPSTFTFSISSGTNSGQRHQGLRAQAMSSVTLGNSIASIGNLKNDPDHLLVLVHGILGSTGDWTYAEAELKRRLGKNFLIYVSSSNTYTKTFSGIDGAGKRLADEVLQVVKKTKNLKRISFLAHSLGGLFARYAIAVLYSLDTYSRDQPGNLANSVTGNSQGTSLSRGGMIAGLEPINFITLATPHLGVRGKKQLPFLLGVPILEKLAAPIAPFFVGQTGSQLFLTDGKPDKPPLLLRMASDSDDGKFLSALGAFTCRIIYANVSYDHMVGWRTSSIRRETELSKVNMMISPIGLSYFLLVTDLQYSTNPPRKSLDGYKHVVDVEYCPPVPSDGPKFPPKAVKAKKAAQNAPNTQNTVEYHEIVEDEMIQGLQQLGWKKVDVSFHSAFWPFFAHNNIHVKNEWLHNAGVGVIAHVADSLRQQEASSILPANL
- the LOC114412932 gene encoding uncharacterized protein LOC114412932 isoform X2 codes for the protein MSASVALRVVYMNHKLTDGLFPPANPLPIPSSECLQILSYIRHMATPPFIHARCAYSPRISNRNSKGASQQPHLASSSSPSTFTFSISSGTNSGQRHQGLRAQAMSSVTLGNSIASIGNLKNDPDHLLVLVHGILGDWTYAEAELKRRLGKNFLIYVSSSNTYTKTFSGIDGAGKRLADEVLQVVKKTKNLKRISFLAHSLGGLFARYAIAVLYSLDTYSRDQPGNLANSVTGNSQGTSLSRGGMIAGLEPINFITLATPHLGVRGKKQLPFLLGVPILEKLAAPIAPFFVGQTGSQLFLTDGKPDKPPLLLRMASDSDDGKFLSALGAFTCRIIYANVSYDHMVGWRTSSIRRETELSKVNMMISPIGLSYFLLVTDLQYSTNPPRKSLDGYKHVVDVEYCPPVPSDGPKFPPKAVKAKKAAQNAPNTQNTVEYHEIVEDEMIQGLQQLGWKKVDVSFHSAFWPFFAHNNIHVKNEWLHNAGVGVIAHVADSLRQQEASSILPANL
- the LOC114412932 gene encoding uncharacterized protein LOC114412932 isoform X3 — translated: MSASVALRVVYMNHKLTDGLFPPANPLPIPSSECLQILSYIRHMATPPFIHARCAYSPRISNRNSKGASQQPHLASSSSPSTFTFSISSGTNSGQRHQGLRAQAMSSVTLGNSIASIGNLKNDPDHLLVLVHGILGSTGDWTYAEAELKRRLGKNFLIYVSSSNTYTKTFSGIDGAGKRLADEVLQVVKKTKNLKRISFLAHSLGGLFARYAIAVLYSLDTYSRDQPGNLANSVTGNSQGTSLSRGGMIAGLEPINFITLATPHLGVRGKKQLPFLLGVPILEKLAAPIAPFFVGQTGSQLFLTDGKPDKPPLLLRMASDSDDGKFLSALGAFTCRIIYANVSYDHMVGWRTSSIRRETELSKPPRKSLDGYKHVVDVEYCPPVPSDGPKFPPKAVKAKKAAQNAPNTQNTVEYHEIVEDEMIQGLQQLGWKKVDVSFHSAFWPFFAHNNIHVKNEWLHNAGVGVIAHVADSLRQQEASSILPANL